In Glycine max cultivar Williams 82 chromosome 10, Glycine_max_v4.0, whole genome shotgun sequence, the DNA window GATAACCAGAGCCTCAGCATATGgtcttcaaataataaaaagaatagcAAGGCAATAAGTTGGGGGATTGGAACTTACCAGCAAAACACTGCTTATGCCTGACATTCCCAGCTCATAAAAGAAGGACACAAGAGCCATGCCCCTCAAAGTGGGactgaaaaatgaaatatatcacAGTATTTATGATTCATGCACATACAATATTTCACAAAAGAAAACTATActgataattaaataatgctTAGCATTCAAAAATGACAGGCAACCTGAAAATTACTATTTCCGCAGCTCTCCTCATAGATATATATCTTTGTCGGGGAACATCAACAATTTTAGCCCAGCAACCTGACTCACGATCATTTTTCGGAGCCGGTATCACCGTTTCAACAAGGAAGAATTTCATATAAACAGGACAAGAAGTCAATAGTACTATTGAAACCTGGAATCATTAAACTGTAAATAAGATTTATTATCAAAGGGGAAGtatgaaaaaaatgtgatatGGTCTGAACAAGTGAACATTAATGTAGAACTCACGACACAGACATACCGCAAAAATGTACTTTTCAGGAAGAGACCAAGCCAGTACATCCCCCAGAACATGTGAAGCAGAAAGGAGACCAGTAATCCAACCAAATACTGCTGCCCTTTTGCTTTCATTGACAACATCTGCCTGACAGAGGAAATATAAAAGGTGTGTATAAAATTCTTTACCATCTtatgtttattttcaattagtTAAGAAAAAATCTCACTGCATATGCAACAGAAATGCAGAAAATACTCCCTTGACTGATTATATTTGAAATTGTGCGAAGCACATAGTAGGCATAGACATATTCCTCAGACTGATGCCAGACAAGTAAAACTGCAACAAGAATAcagtgaaaagagaaaaaaaaaaatccatgagTAAACAAACTGACATGGAATTAGAGAAAGTCATCATCACAAGTTTCTATCTGTTTGAAAACTGACATggatcatttattttttcatcgtTGAGATTAATTAAAAGGATGAAAATGGCATTCacttttcctttcaatttattttttgaatttttctggTATTACTAAAATgctaattttaagtaaataatgttgttatgGACAACTTAACATTATCAACACATTAGATTGAGCAAAATGTTGACTTCAcaaatttttatgcattttttcaaTTTGTGAAGGTGACACTGTACTCATCATTTGTGACCAAATCAACATTAAGCTGTTAGTGCTTAGTAGACTACATGAAGTCTAGAAGAATACAATAAGAAATAATTCAGTATTTTGGCAGAAGAAACTTCAGCAAAGCATATCAGATGATCTGTAATAAATGCATCTTCAGTTCAATTTGGTATCAATTTTATGAACAAACTACAAAAGGAAATTGAAAGCacagaagaataaaataaaaggagtaTTAACAACGAAATTTAAAGGTTTTGCTGTGATTTTAGTCAGAGATACTGAGGTGGTAaatttttacaagttcttaTATGCATTTGATGTCAACGAGCATACCAAAGGGAAATATAGCCGTGGATATGGTAATCAGGAGCAAGGGTTTACGGCCATACTCATCTGAGAGCTGACCCAGTAGTGGAAGTACCACCATCTTGAAAATTCCAACAATCTGCAGAAAAAATTACATTACTAAATCtaaaattctattaaaaaataaaaaaacacacttCCTCATTATATTCCACACACATACCAAATATGCCAAAGAAGGACATCATGTATTGGTAAAATAAAGAATCAGCCATATGAACATGGACCAAATTATTAGTGAAGCAAGAGAATAAATTGAGGAAGTGGAGAATCTGCCacatataaaaatgtaaataaatatagGGTTGTGGACTGGAGAGCTAGCTGGCAAAAGTAtctctctttttccctttcttcGTATTTGTATAACATCTTGTTGAATGGTGACTTCTTCCACCAACTAGATCTTGTCTCTAAGATCAATGATTGGTCGCAATTTCGGTACACCTTCCCCACTACCTTACAATAAAATACTGCAGTGCTTCATCAAAGAAACTGACAAATTGGCTCTCACGAACATGTCACCAAGACAATCCTTGCAATTCAATAGTATAATAGTACTATAATCACACAGCCAAAATGGAACACTTGATTCCAAGGCCTCAGATCTTTTATCCCTTAattttcccaccaacccaaaaGAACATGGTAGAGAAAAAGCTGAAAGAAAAAGGGATCATGAATAATGAGGATCATGTTGGTACCGTTTGTTGGACCCCATTGATGTAAATAGCTTTTGAGCAAGTTGACTCTCCAGGGCACAAAGCAGAGGTTGTGACATCAACAAGAACAGAAACTGTCATCTCCTCAGCTACCCAATGGATGCTAAGTGGCAGCAGCAAGTGAAGCAAAGGCCTCAGTTCTCTGAGGCCACTCAACCATGACATGTTTGTTGTGCACCTTTGCAGCATCAAAAAGTTGTACTAGTACCTTGTTCTGGGACACCACACGTAAGAAAGTGGTTGTGTCAGAAACTGAGCATTGGGATTTGTATCCAAGTACAGAGGGAAAGCCTTATTATATtatgattataaaaattgaCTACGAAATCATTTCTCATGTCGAGTGTGGTCCTGTCCATTGGAAAGAGAGTGGCAAGAACAAGACACCATCGCAAACAAAGAGGCTGTCTACGTGCCTACACTTGCACCAAATATTCATAGAGTATAGTTTATAATTTGTAGTAACTATAGCAGTATTTTTTTGCCGTTTTAGATCATTATAGAGTATAGACAATTCTAACGATTGTAGAACACTGTAAATTATAACTTAcagtacataataaaaaaaaaggtcgtATTCTATAAATATGAATTACTTTATATTGGGAAATTTTGCTGAAATAATACTAATTTGATAGCTTCAAGGAAAATTaccccattagttaaaaaatgatTAGTACAAGTtggttgattttattattataaaatcaaatattaaagtgataatcatttataattttatcgactaaaataaaatttagaataaattattCTGACACCATGAGGTTTCTAGAAATTGcacatttcttttaattttttaatgtttatagtAACCTCCCTTACtggataatgttttttaaatagttgAACAATTACATTAATGTGTGAGGAGCGtcaaatgtaatattttttgaataattaaggAATTGGTGTAAGTGTACTAAATTGACAAAACCTCaaaatattagtttaatttacattaaaatttatttatcattattttgttcatatttaaatcaaatccaaaataGTAAAATCAAACACGCTGCCAATAAATTTGGTACTAGTGTTTACTATTCTGTCAACGCAAGCGCGTTATAAAATAATACCGGtatctcttttctcttttaaatgATGAACAAACACTCAATAGATGTGAACCGGAAAAATaagtctttttttaatattttgtgtgttcataattcttaataaaatatatttttccatctttctctctatttcttttcacataaattttatatgatttataaaaaaaattcaattaaatagaTTTATTTTAGTAACGATATGCATAACTCATGCATAATTCAAGTtcataaagaacaaaaatacaatgaataaaatattttttatgaactcATAATATTTCTCGTTCGAGAATCAATAACTATTTTTCTCAATTAGTATATTGAAATctatttaagaaattataaaaaaagagctTTACTGAGGAATGTCTCAAGAGATTATGTTCTAACTAAATTATTATACTTGAAGTTATTTGTTTGAAAATTGTTAGTAATGGTGCAGATTAATTTAGTCCATTGCAAATCACTTGGCAAGAAACATGCTGCgactcccatttgcatgccatacAGCAAGAAACAGAACGtcctttcatttttaaaaactatatgaCGTAAATGATTTTTGACTAAATTCTTTCTGCAGATTATACTTTCGGATCATGAAAAAATCACGTTACTGTTTGGCTATTGTTTTATGTACTTATTGAAAACTGCCTAGTTTTAATTTTCCCAATATTCAATTTGATTATGTCTGCtgtaattttttgttcttattttcatTGCCCTGGTTTTTCACgtgatttctattttttttattaacctctgcttttttcttttcttttttttgctgaatttgTAAACCTCTGTTTCTAATTTCCATTATTTCCCTGAAACACCAaaattagactttttttttcttctacttcTTTAGGAAATTCATTATGAGCTTATTGAACAGTAGAATTCCATATTTGAATGGTTTTTAATTCTGGTTTTGTGGAACCATTGTAAAAGATTAAATAAGAATGcaccaaaattaattgtcataaaattaattatataaatttacatgtacattaaatatacattagaaatttttaatattatatataatgacattaattattttataatataattggttTATGAGATCAATTGATTGATTAGAGTAtgttaataatctaaaaatcaTAAGTTTGAATCTTAcatgaattataaattttaaattatttattttattaaatcttgGTGtcaatcttttaattatttatatatatttattattatactagGTAAAAAAAATAGGCACAAAGTGCTTGGACTGAaaatactaaatatatatatgttgttggTGTGACATATTTGAAAAGatgtaactaaaaaataaaataaaattgaattgcaCATCCAGCAACATAacaaattgatgtgttattgtgtTAATGAGTTTTAATTAAGTAgaaagaataatatttattatgaactaattttttttttataagttttatccCATTTGTATAAGTTTTCAGGTACAAGATTAAATTTAACCTGTATACgactgaaaaaaattatatgttttacttataaattttaataagtttCTATGTGTACAACCCATCTCTTATCTCATCAAAATTGTAAAACTATGATTCATTCTACTTCAAATCCGATCCAAGctaatttaatttgttcaattatcatatttttattttttccatctGAATTAACCTGATgacctaattaattatttttttaaaataagtttgggagttcaattaaaaaagaaaaaaatgaaaactgagttttagaaaaaaaaaaaagtaaagaaaaggagaatgagtttacatttttaataaatatttttaatttaataattttaatctaaacaaCTATATAAAGagaatattttacatttttaataaaataaacttattaaatcaattttagagCAAGCAGACATATAAGTCCGACAACATTTGTGTGTCTGCATTTCTAATGCACTCTCATATTTTATTgtgttaaatttaatatattataaaattccttgtctatattcttttaattatatttttttaatattaattgtactgtttatttcttttgtggaaagtaaaaaaataaatatgactttttttttttctttagggaACATGGcctttatttttagttcctatgtACTAATCACACGTcaatctctctttctctctctatatataaactTCCCTTTGAAGTTTTTAGAGTTGTTGGATTAAAATTTTTACTTGACAACATCTGTTGATTTCACTTCAACTCATCTGAATTGTTGTTAGAATAAAGTTACAATTAATCATTGATTGAATTTCACCGAATTTAACATTAATGAGTAACTAAACTActcaattattaattaagtacaagattttttaaaatgattataatattttattttaattattaattaacgacaaaattaagaaatttatataCACATGCatgtctaatttttaatttaaataatttatttcatatttcatgaataataatgattaaaaaaatatggattttataattaaaaataatatattatatttttgaagaaagaatattataacatatatttaataaataaaaattaaatttaaaataatttataattaaaattatatatactaataatatttttattactaaaatcaatataaaaaattttattagtccagtattaaaaaaatataatccttATTTATTgtgtcaataataataataaattaataaataaaatagcatttaaatttgaattagctATTTAAAGTTAAACTAATAACATttgaattagaattttaaatcttaaaaataagagTTACTTAAATGTgtatcaattatatattaaataattttgtaatagtcaggtataaaaaaattctgaaagttattttattgaaaTCCTTAACGGACCTAGctgttataattaaaaacatgaaaGAATTATATAGATTTAAGAAATGATTGGacctttcttttaaaaaaaaaagaatgattgaacctaattatattaaaaatgaaattataattattttttataaataaattttaaaattcatgagTATTGATTATAACTATtgttcaaataatatatatatatatatatatatatatataataaaaaaattacgttTGTatctaaagtaaaaaaaaaaaattaacgttaaaagtttcaaagttttttaactgaaaaaaaaatacttaaatgacTTAATTTCTAACGGTTATTGACAAAAAGAAATTCTAACTgttaaagtattaaataaatctCCAcctttattgttattaaaaaactcacacaaaaaaaaattgaagtaggTAACATACCtcataattataaaacaaaaactgaaacCAAATACAATTATAAAACCAAATACCTAATTGttcattcaaataatatattaaaaaatccaCCTCTTTCATTTACAGCAAAATGGTTCgaagttgaaataaaacaaagaaaagaagttGAAAGTAATCGTAAAATGTTGAGCACGAGTCCCATCCGATAGATCTAATCCCCAAGAGAcatccatttcattttttgtgtgaaaggaaataaaattgataaacaaaatcttATTCCTAATAAGGAAGGAAAATAAACTTTGAATtccataaaaaatgtttttttgttttatttactaTGAATATTTAAGTATTGATAGAATAtgattcatataattttatttgcgttttcaatactattttttatataccaATATGTTagcaaataataacaaataattactACTTGCAAGTTAGTCAAGAAGTAAGATATTTTTACTAACAAAGAGCAAATTCTATATAACATTAACATATTTGTTATCCTTTATTTTGATAGGTATATTGCTCAATAATCTATCTTTTAGGTTAGATAAAAGTATGGTAAAGGTGTGAGTTTTTCAACTATGAGATATTCTCAACATTTATCAAAAGAAAGCTTTAATCAGTACATATGCGATGTTAATTGATGAAGAGtcaaatatcaattttattacTGTTTGTCTGCTCCAATTAGCATGGACATAACATATTTTCTGACCATGTTTTGTTAATCTGTGACTCTTTAacgtattataaaaaatttacttaggCTAAGTCACTTATTCTTTCTAAATATAGAtagtaaaaaaagaagagagatagATACAACCATATGTAAGTCTTACATGCA includes these proteins:
- the LOC100789302 gene encoding hippocampus abundant transcript-like protein 1 isoform X3 — translated: MVVLPLLGQLSDEYGRKPLLLITISTAIFPFVLLVWHQSEEYVYAYYVLRTISNIISQGSIFCISVAYAADVVNESKRAAVFGWITGLLSASHVLGDVLAWSLPEKYIFAVSIVLLTSCPVYMKFFLVETVIPAPKNDRESGCWAKIVDVPRQRYISMRRAAEIVIFSPTLRGMALVSFFYELGMSGISSVLLYYLKAVFGFNKNQFSELLMMVGIGSIFSQMLLLPILNPLVGEKVILCSALLASIAYAWLYGLAWAPWVPYLSASFGIIYVLVKPATYAIISNASSSTNQGKAQTFIAGTQSISDLLSPIAMSPLTSWFLSSNAPFECKGFSIICASICMIISLCFACLLKPADTSSSNDIEGSQETPLLTDN
- the LOC100789302 gene encoding hippocampus abundant transcript-like protein 1 isoform X1 — protein: MLQRCTTNMSWLSGLRELRPLLHLLLPLSIHWVAEEMTVSVLVDVTTSALCPGESTCSKAIYINGVQQTIVGIFKMVVLPLLGQLSDEYGRKPLLLITISTAIFPFVLLVWHQSEEYVYAYYVLRTISNIISQGSIFCISVAYAADVVNESKRAAVFGWITGLLSASHVLGDVLAWSLPEKYIFAVSIVLLTSCPVYMKFFLVETVIPAPKNDRESGCWAKIVDVPRQRYISMRRAAEIVIFSPTLRGMALVSFFYELGMSGISSVLLYYLKAVFGFNKNQFSELLMMVGIGSIFSQMLLLPILNPLVGEKVILCSALLASIAYAWLYGLAWAPWVPYLSASFGIIYVLVKPATYAIISNASSSTNQGKAQTFIAGTQSISDLLSPIAMSPLTSWFLSSNAPFECKGFSIICASICMIISLCFACLLKPADTSSSNDIEGSQETPLLTDN
- the LOC100789302 gene encoding hippocampus abundant transcript-like protein 1 isoform X2; translated protein: MSQPLLCALESQLAQKLFTSMGSNKRLLEFSRWWYFHYWVSSQMILLVWHQSEEYVYAYYVLRTISNIISQGSIFCISVAYAADVVNESKRAAVFGWITGLLSASHVLGDVLAWSLPEKYIFAVSIVLLTSCPVYMKFFLVETVIPAPKNDRESGCWAKIVDVPRQRYISMRRAAEIVIFSPTLRGMALVSFFYELGMSGISSVLLYYLKAVFGFNKNQFSELLMMVGIGSIFSQMLLLPILNPLVGEKVILCSALLASIAYAWLYGLAWAPWVPYLSASFGIIYVLVKPATYAIISNASSSTNQGKAQTFIAGTQSISDLLSPIAMSPLTSWFLSSNAPFECKGFSIICASICMIISLCFACLLKPADTSSSNDIEGSQETPLLTDN